In one window of Streptomyces griseus subsp. griseus DNA:
- a CDS encoding indole-3-glycerol phosphate synthase has translation MIEKPLTPEDVDFVTTLHGEERISFVVLLQPRGDQADVLLRAIDDVAMGELKEAVREGEEPEGKEAREPAEIGLEYSLRALREAGAEAVGQVIEDHPLDKLKAVVGDAGADEVIVLTAPHYVEEFFHRDWASRARHKVGVPVLKLFAHSE, from the coding sequence ATGATCGAGAAGCCGCTCACTCCCGAGGACGTGGACTTCGTCACCACCCTCCACGGCGAGGAGCGGATCTCGTTCGTCGTTCTGTTGCAGCCGCGCGGAGACCAGGCCGATGTCCTGCTGCGCGCGATCGACGACGTGGCGATGGGGGAGCTCAAGGAAGCCGTCCGCGAGGGAGAGGAACCGGAGGGCAAGGAGGCCCGCGAACCGGCCGAGATCGGCCTCGAATACTCGCTACGGGCGCTGCGCGAGGCAGGTGCCGAAGCGGTCGGACAGGTGATCGAGGACCACCCCCTGGACAAGCTGAAGGCCGTCGTCGGCGACGCGGGTGCGGACGAGGTCATCGTCCTGACCGCCCCCCACTACGTGGAGGAGTTCTTCCACCGCGACTGGGCCTCCCGCGCCCGGCACAAGGTCGGCGTCCCGGTGCTCAAGCTCTTCGCGCACAGCGAATAG